A section of the Maniola jurtina chromosome 28, ilManJurt1.1, whole genome shotgun sequence genome encodes:
- the LOC123879494 gene encoding ran GTPase-activating protein 1: protein MSIDLNSLSTALNEPNRSVTGVDFSGRSLKLDTEKDAQPIIDAINKCPDLQYLTLTGNTLGVSAAQAIAKALAQHPELKTARFSDMFTGRMKTEIPPALTALGDGMIEAGARLKVLDLSDNAFGPIGVEGLAKLLQSDVCSQLQELYLNNNGLGITGGRLLAKALSTNPRQLRVFVAGRNRLENEGAKALAGVFQTMGTLEEVSMPQNGIYHAGITALSEAFKQNPGLACLNLNDNTMGPTGAAAIATALPRLKNLKSINFGDCLLKSTGAKTLAKGLKDSTLLESLDLSHNEIGREACMEVVDALTSLPDSTDRLTRVVLAGNSLGGAENKKTMKNKLGPSAELSDGEGSEDEYVSGSDGEEEEEDDEDGDGQADEDSATEDSRHIDTVLDMGNEISLDQSGIEEVDTDVGKFLNNPTIENLIKLGANPADVIDAHLQSIRDQESLTQAYVEALCCVSGLSGESVTAAETSSRLYHTLVQKARQQWLLANTLLRALTLIKSENKDYKIRWRVPACYSALAAEIDAPYFPAPLRDTLKFFVASKMAALPPEVRAVVDKHPNLYT from the exons ATGTCTATCGACTTAAATTCATTAAGCACAGCTTTAAATGAACCAAACAGAAGCGTGACTGGTGTAGATTTTTCAGGGCGGTCATTGAAACTCGACACTGAAAAAGATG CACAACCAATAATAGATGCTATCAACAAATGTCCAGACCTACAGTATTTAACCCTTACTGGCAACACACTGGGTGTGTCAGCCGCACAGGCAATTGCGAAGGCTTTAGCACAACATCCGGAATTGAAGACTGCCAGGTTCTCCGACATGTTCACTGGCAGGATGAAGACTGAGATACCACCAGCTCTG acCGCCCTAGGTGATGGCATGATAGAGGCGGGCGCACGTCTCAAAGTTCTAGACCTCAGCGACAATGCGTTTGGACCAATCGGCGTCGAGGGATTGGCGAAGTTACTGCAGAGTGATGTTTGTTCACAGTTACAA GAGCTGTACCTGAACAACAATGGTCTAGGCATAACCGGGGGCAGGCTGCTAGCTAAGGCGTTGTCCACCAATCCGAGGCAGTTGCGTGTTTTCGTGGCGGGCAGGAACCGCCTCGAGAATGAAGGCGCTAAAGCACTGGCCGGAGTCTTTCAG ACAATGGGTACCCTGGAAGAAGTATCGATGCCACAGAACGGTATCTACCACGCGGGCATCACCGCCTTATCCGAGGCGTTCAAACAGAACCCGGGACTGGCATGTCTCAACCTTAACGACAACACCATGGGTCCTACAGGCGCCGCCGCCATCGCCACTGCGCTACCCAG ATTAAAAAACCTGAAGTCCATCAATTTCGGCGACTGCCTTTTGAAGAGCACAGGCGCGAAAACTCTGGCCAAGGGTTTAAAGGATTCTACATTATTGGAG TCCTTGGACCTAAGCCACAATGAAATAGGGAGGGAAGCTTGCATGGAGGTAGTCGATGCCTTAACATCTCTACCAGACAGCACGGACAGACTTACAAGGGTTGTATTGGCTG GTAACAGTTTGGGAGGTGCGGAGAACAAAAAGACAATGAAGAACAAACTTGGCCCATCCGCAGAACTTAGCGATGGGGAAGGCAGTGAGGATGAGT ATGTATCTGGCTCTGAtggagaagaagaagaagaagatgatgaaGATGGCGACGGTCAGGCTGATGAAGACAGCGCCACTGAGGACTCAAGGCATATCGACACAGTGCTGGACATGGGCAATGAGATCAGCCTCGACCAAAGCG GAATAGAAGAAGTGGACACAGACGTTGGAAAATTCCTGAACAACCCCACAATCGAGAATCTCATAAAACTAGGCGCCAACCCAGCAGATGTCATAGACGCACATTTACAG TCAATACGCGACCAGGAGAGTTTGACACAAGCCTACGTAGAGGCTCTGTGTTGTGTCTCGGGGCTCTCTGGGGAGAGCGTGACTGCAGCCGAAACCTCTAGCCGTCTCTATCACACGCTCGTGCAAAAAGCGAGACAGCAATGGTTGCTCGCTAACACGCTACTGCGAGCATTGACACTGATCAAG TCAGAAAACAAAGACTACAAGATCCGGTGGCGCGTCCCGGCCTGCTACTCGGCGCTGGCGGCAGAGATCGACGCGCCATACTTCCCCGCGCCATTACGCGACACGCTCAAGTTCTTCGTGGCGAGCAAGATGGCCGCCCTTCCGCCGGAAGTGCGCGCCGTGGTCGACAAACATCCCAACCTGTACACTTGA
- the LOC123879489 gene encoding uncharacterized protein LOC123879489, with amino-acid sequence MAFSLRKMFSNITYFKKSENPEHSKIRRDTYVVDEPFVIHYEATEPDSTSRQCTSLNLPDTVKNFAAKKGSLSDTDLLKSTENPIRKRKSKKLKVNIEKATSHSMNTLSYDSNVENTPKHVHLECKSSDAFSEKFRSLDFNKSFHLIDAMSDDPSSSPFEEEFEIESLSGHSDSDISVLSNKSSIKMCRKITESQSSDDKHIAPSVSIESFSDIELDKNEEERVRLLVDYETKLEKLELFMKKLLSEFQFHIEVSKVFNSRSACIPGKAENIPQMLHEFMYNSTNKPSLSDSWNVILEKEDNVTKYKVKKHLLSMKQFIDEFVRLNLQNSENSDADSKQSRPVKKCKRYVPKHVRISHKKKMKHFDFPDLREAMLNLFNENVTPHDSTTDISSSDESDMSKCTCKCHSTSSETESESSPSTNDQSTSITSSIGNFTLDMSELTAYSESLDRIVSYNSFQDTSLYNTLLQKAAIERISFYVQVHSIQLKSEEVNQDGDMKSTLTFHCPSCKDVQTEENGLLRHILSPLHCEKIHFLYKTAYIKKCVAAGKEIQPSTVLNPMTMYRDDNKIVCFGDALYACTLCFENLIVGEYVLMKHCCEPQHIERKEKLADIIG; translated from the coding sequence ATGGCGTTTTCACTGCGAAAGATGTTTTCAAACATTACCTATttcaaaaaatccgaaaatcctGAACATTCAAAGATACGTCGAGACACATACGTTGTAGACGAACCTTTTGTAATCCATTACGAAGCTACAGAACCCGATTCAACTTCTAGACAATGCACGAGTTTAAACCTTCCCGATACCGTGAAAAATTTCGCCGCCAAAAAAGGTTCTTTATCGGATACAGACTTGTTAAAGAGCACTGAAAATCCTATACGCAAGCGTAAGAGCAAAAAACTTAAAGTGAATATTGAAAAGGCAACAAGCCATTCAATGAATACATTAAGTTATGATAGCAATGTTGAGAATACCCCAAAACATGTGCATCTAGAGTGTAAAAGCTCAGATGCCTTCAGCGAGAAGTTTAGAAGCTTGGATTTcaataaatcatttcatttgaTTGATGCAATGTCTGATGATCCTTCGTCATCACCTTTTGAGGAAGAGTTTGAAATTGAATCGCTGTCGGGTCATTCAGACTCTGATATATCTGTACTTTCAAATAAATCATCGATTAAGATGTGTAGGAAGATAACGGAAAGTCAATCTAGTGATGACAAACATATCGCTCCATCCGTTAGTATCGAATCATTCTCGGACATTGAACTTGACAAGAATGAAGAAGAGAGAGTCAGATTGCTTGTCGACTATGAAACGAAGTTAGAAAAGTTGGAATTATTCATGAAGAAATTACTCAGCGAGTTCCAATTCCACATCGAGGTATCCAAAGTTTTTAATTCTCGGTCAGCTTGTATTCCGGGCAAAGCGGAAAATATTCCACAAATGCTGCACGAGTTTATGTACAATAGCACAAACAAACCGAGTCTATCAGATTCCTGGAATGTTATTTTGGAAAAGGAAGATAAcgtaacaaaatataaagtcaAGAAACATTTGTTATCCATGAAACAGTTTATCGATGAATTTGTGCGtttgaatttgcaaaattctGAAAACTCTGACGCAGACTCCAAACAGTCCCGGCCTGTCAAGAAATGTAAACGGTATGTACCGAAGCATGTACGGATAAGTCATAAGAAGAAAATGAAACATTTCGACTTTCCAGATCTTAGGGAAGCAATGTTGAATCTTTTCAATGAAAACGTAACTCCACATGATTCAACCACTGATATAAGTTCATCTGACGAATCAGACATGTCGAAATGTACGTGTAAATGTCACAGTACATCCTCCGAGACCGAGTCGGAGTCCTCTCCGAGTACAAATGATCAATCTACGTCAATAACATCTTCTATCGGCAACTTTACTCTTGATATGTCAGAGTTAACAGCGTATTCGGAATCTCTCGATCGAATCGTGAGCTACAATAGCTTCCAAGATACCAGTTTATACAACACATTGCTTCAAAAGGCTGCAATCGAACGTATATCATTCTACGTTCAAGTTCATAGCATACAGTTGAAGTCTGAAGAAGTAAACCAAGACGGAGATATGAAGAGTACATTGACATTCCACTGTCCGTCGTGCAAAGATGTTCAAACAGAAGAAAATGGGTTATTGAGACACATTCTAAGTCCGTTGCATTGTGAGAAGATCCATTTTCTGTATAAAACTGCGTATATAAAGAAATGTGTTGCAGCTGGTAAGGAAATTCAGCCGAGTACGGTGTTGAACCCCATGACAATGTACAGAGATGATAATAAGATTGTTTGTTTTGGTGATGCGTTGTATGCTTGTACGTTGTGTTTCGAGAATTTGATTGTTGGGGAGTATGTACTCATGAAACATTGTTGCGAACCTCAGCATATTGAGAGGAAGGAGAAATTGGCTGATATAATTGGTTAG
- the LOC123879514 gene encoding uncharacterized protein LOC123879514 — translation MSLWQFLESSQPLLKRCMELATVESNNKWIQKFGNKSEHFGKDEVSDTNTVNHQNDINDEAIPITNDPIEAMDIDEKPIFNPVRVKLERDDISREILDLEPITHFDYILEKCLENPNLYQILAEELPLNSIEKLFKHIYDTKNVNSTFLENFYTIFFPAFLKREPTRLSLDLLIKGKCYPLFHKHLLLIIFKDTELPSNILHDFVSTLNMNEQTEFLITLSHSDVPKEAFLYHLVTIHTAYKNSLKNNELQNYILAKLGHISENCATDKNYGRFLLNFLQSHKDYRTNITEIESIVETHRSAFKKPCLNILNEIKHVSKDK, via the coding sequence ATGTCGCTGTGGCAATTTTTGGAGTCATCTCAACCACTTCTTAAACGATGTATGGAACTAGCAACTGTTGAAAGCAATAACAAATGGATTCAGAAGTTTGGTAACAAATCCGAACATTTTGGGAAAGATGAAGTTTCGGATACGAATACAGTAAATCATCAAAATGATATTAATGATGAAGCTATACCAATTACAAATGATCCAATAGAAGCTATGGATATCGATGAAAAACCTATTTTCAATCCAGTACGAGTGAAGTTGGAAAGAGACGATATTTCCCGCGAAATTTTAGATTTGGAACCTATCACACACTTCGACTACATCCTAGAAAAGTGTTTAGAAAATCCAAATTTATATCAAATTTTAGCAGAAGAATTACCTCTTAATTCGATAGAAAAACTATTCAAACACATTTACGATACGAAAAACGTTAATTCGACGTTTTTAGAGAACTTTTACACTATTTTTTTCCCGGCATTTTTGAAAAGAGAACCTACTCGTTTGTCTTTGGATTTACTCATTAAGGGGAAGTGCTATCCATTGTTTCATAAACATTTActtctaataatttttaaagataCTGAATTACCAAGtaatattttacatgattttGTATCGACTTTAAACATGAATGAGCAAACTGAATTCTTGATAACTTTAAGCCACTCTGATGTTCCAAAAGAAGCATTTCTTTATCATTTAGTAACAATTCATACAGCTTATAAGAACAGTCTAAAAAATAACGAATTACAGAATTATATTTTAGCAAAGTTGGGTCATATATCAGAAAATTGTGCAACAGATAAGAATTATGGTCGTTTTTTACTCAACTTTTTACAGTCGCATAAGGATTATAGAACAAATATTACAGAAATAGAAAGTATAGTTGAAACACACAGATCAGCGTTTAAGAAACCCTGTTTGAATATATTGAATGAGATCAAACATGTATCTaaggataaataa